DNA from Thioclava sp. GXIMD2076:
CCCTCGCCCCCGACCGCGTGGCGCTCTATGGCTATGCCCATGTGCCATGGATGGCACGGCGCCAGAACATGCTGCCCTCCGACGAGTTACCGACGCCCGAGGAACGGCTCGACCTGTTCGACCGTGCCGCGATACTGTTCCGAGCCGATGGTTACCATGCGATCGGCATCGACCATTTTGCGTTGCCCGCGGACGGGCTGGCTGTCGCCCAGCGCACAGGCCGCCTCCGGCGGAATTTCCAGGGCTATACCGACGATCAGGCGGAGGTTCTGGTCGGGCTTGGCGCAAGCGCCATCTCGCGCTTCCCGCAGGGCTATGCACAGAATGCTCCGGCCACCGGAAAATATGTGGGCGCCATACGCGAGGGCCGTTTCTCGACCGCGCGCGGGCATAAGCTCTCGTCCGAAGATCAGCTACGGGCGCGGATTATCGAGGCGCTGATGTGCGATTTCGAATTGAAGACGGATGAATTGATCCGGACCCATGATGTGTCACTGGCGCAGTTGAGCCAGATGCTGGGCCAGTGCGCGGCCGAATTCGAGGATTGCGTCGAGATGACTCCGTCCGGGCTGCGCATTCCAGAGAAGGGCCGCCCGCTCACCCGCCTGATCGCCCGGCATTTCGACGCCTATGATTTGTCGAGAGCGGGTCACAGCTCTGCCATTTGAGTGCCACGCAAGAGGCCGGGGCTGGAGGGGGCTCTGCCCCCGACCGAATTGCGGCGGGGCTCAATGCCCCGCTGCAATTCGGCCCCCCCGGGATATTTCAGGACGCTGGAAGCGCGCGGCCCGGCCCCTGTCCAGCCGTCTCGACGAACTCCACCAGTCTCGGCAGGCAGTAGCGTTTGAGATCATAGCGCTCCACCATCGCGCGGCGCGCGGCCACCCGTTGCGGAATGAATCTTTCGGACGAGGAAAGCGCCTCGGTCAGCCGTGCGGACCAGCCCTTGATATCGAAGAAATCAACCAGATGGCCGGTCTCGCCATGGCGGATCATCTCCCGCACAGGCGCAGTATCCGAGCCGATGACATGACAGCCCACGCTCATGCTTTCCATCAGCGACCAACTCAGGACGAAGGGATAGGTCAGATAGGCATGCACGCGACTGACCTGTAACATCTTGATATATCTGTCATAGGGGATGCGGCCCAGAAAATGCACACGCGCCAGATCCAGCCGGTCGCGCACCTCGTTCAGGTAGCGTTCCTTCCAGCTGATCCCGTCTGTTGGCGCCGCACCATAGCTCTGCCCCTCCTCGCCGACGATCAGCACATGCGCTTGGGGCCGTGCCGCCAGCACATCGGGCAGCGCCCGCATGAAGCTGTGGTACCCGCGGTAAGGTTCGAGCGAGCGGTTCACGAAGGTGATCACCTCATCCCCCGGCCGGAAGCTCACCCCCTTTTCGGGGATCTCGAAGACAGCATTCGGGTCCGGGCAGAGCCTGTCGGTATCCACCCCATCATGACAGACCGTAATCTTGGAACGGAATTCGGGTTGAAAGGTATCGGCCTGGAATTGCGTCGGACAGAGGGCGGCATCCGCCTGGGCGATAGTCTGGATCAGATGGGCAGAGCGCGCCACTGTCGAGATCCGGCTGTCGAACCCGTCGCGGGCGAATTCGGGGTCGAAATCGGTATCGAGCCCCGTTGTCCGATACATCAACTCACCATAGACCAGCAGCCGCGCCTCGGGCCATATCTCGCGCAGATAGAGCGTCTCGCCCCAGCCGGGATGGCCGAAGATCACATCCGGCACGTAGCCATGATCGCGGCGCATCTGGCGCGCGGCCCGTGCCGCTCGCAACCCGCGTTCGGAGACCTGCGCATACATGCGGGTCAGCCGCGAGGACAATGTGATCTCTTGCGGTTCACGATATTTGACCACTCTCACCGGCGAGGGGCGGTTGTTATTTTCCGCCGTCAGGGCCGTCACCTCATGTCCACGCGCCTGCAAGGCCGGGGCCAGATGCGGAAACTGGCCCGGAAAGTTCTGGTGGACAAAGAGGATTTTCAAACAGTCTCTCCGAGGGCTGCGGCCATAAGGTCGCGGGTATAGCCGGATTTCGGGTTGGCGAAGACATCCTCCGCTCGCCCCTGCTCGACCACTTCGCCGCGTTTCATCACCATCACCTTATGACTCAAGGCCCTAACCACCCGTAAATCGTGACTAATGAAAAGATAGGCCAGCCCGTGCTTGCGCTGTAGATCGCGCAAAAGGTCGACGATCTGCACCTGCACCGTCATGTCGAGTGCCGAGGTCGGCTCGTCGAGCACCACCACCTTGGGGCGCAGGATCATGGCGCGCGCAATGGCGATCCTCTGGCGCTGCCCGCCCGAAAACTCATGCGGATAGCGATGCATCGCTTCGGGGGGCAGACCGACCTCGGTCATGATCTCGGCCACCATCTCGGTGCGGTCACGACCAGGCTCGACCCCGTGCACGGTCAGCCCCTCGGCGATGATCTGCTCGACAGTCATCCGCGGGCTGAGCGAGCCGAACGGATCCTGGAACACGATCTGCATGTCGCGGCGCAGTGCGCGCAGGCGCTTGCCTTCCCATGCGGCGATATTCTCGCCCGCATAGATGATCGGCCCATCGCTCTCGATCAGCCGCATGATGGCCAATGCCAGCGTGGTCTTGCCCGAGCCCGACTCGCCCACAATGCCCAAGGTTTCCCCTGCCCGCACCGAAAGCGATGCGCCATTGACGGCCTTCACATGGCCGGTGACCTTGCGCAAAAGCCCGCGCTTGACCGGAAACCAGATCTTGAGATCCTCGGTGCGCACCAGCTCGGGCGCACCTTCGGGTACAGGCTCGGCAGTGCCTTTGGGTTCGGCCGCCAGAAGCTTGCGCGTATAGGGGTGCTGAGGATTAGCGAAGATCTCCTCGGCTGTCCCCTGCTCGACGATCTCGCCATTCTGCATCACGCAGACACGGTCGGCGATGCGGCGCACCACGCCCAGATCATGGCTGATGAACAGAAGGCTCATCCCCATATCGCGTTTCAGATCCGCAAGCAGTTCGAGGATCTGCGCCTCGATCGTCACATCAAGCGCGGTGGTCGGCTCGTCTGCAATCAGCAGATCCGGCCCATTGGCCAGTGCCATCGCGATCATCACCCGCTGGCGCTGCCCACCCGAAAGCTGGTGCGGATAATCGGCCAGACGGCTCTCGGGATCGGGGATGCCAACCTTATCCAAAAGCTCGATGATCCGCGCCTTGGCTTGTGCGCCCCGCACCCCCTGATGCAGCGCCAAGCTCTCGCCCAGCTGTTTTTCCAGCGTATGGAGGGGATTGAGAGAGGTCATCGGCTCCTGGAAGATGAAGCTGATATCATTGCCGCGCACCTTGCGCAGAAGGCGTTCGGGGGCGCCAACCATCTCTTGGCCCTTATAGCGCACAGATCCTGTCAGATGGGCATTCGGCCCCAGAAGCTGCACCGAGGACAGCGCGGTGATCGACTTGCCCGAACCACTCTCGCCCACCAGCGCCACGGTCTCTCCCTCGGCCACGGTGAAGCTTACGCCTTTCACCACCTCCGGCCCGCGACCGAAGCTGATCTTGAGGTCTTTGACATCGAGGATCGTGGTCATTGGAACACCTTGCGCGGGTCGAAGGCATCACGCACACCCTCGAAGATGAAGATCAGAAGTGACAGCATGGCCGCGAATGTGAAGAAGGCCGAGAGTCCGAGCCACGGGGCCTGCAGGTTCTCCTTGCCCTGCTGCGCGAGTTCGCCCAGCGAGGGCGCCGAGGAGGGCAGCCCGTAGCCGAGGTAATCGAGCGAGGCCAGCATCGAGATCGTCGCGGTCACGACAAAGGGCAGCATGGTCAGCGTCGCGACCATCGCATTGGGCAGGATATGGCGGCGCATGATCGTGCCGTCGGTCACGCCCAGAGCGCGCGCGGCGCGGACATATTCGAAGTTCCGTGCCCGCAGGAACTCGGCGCGCACCACCCCCACCAAGGCGGGCCAGCCGAAGAGGATCGAGACAAAGACCAGAAGCCAGAAGCTCCGTCCCAGAATGGCGAAGAGGATGATGATGACATAGAGCGAGGGCGTCGAGGCCCAGATCTCCAGAAGCCGCTGGAAGACAATATCGACCTTGCCGCCGAAATAGCCCTGCACCGCCCCCGCCGCGATCCCGATCAGCGAGCCCACGCCGGTGACGATCAGCGTGAACAGGATCGAGGTGCGGAAGCCGTAGATCACCCGCGCCAGGACGTCATGGGCAGTATTGTCAGTGCCCAGCCAGTGCTCGCCATCGGGGGGCGAGAACGCAGGGGCATCGTTGGAGATCGTGCGGTAATTATACCGGATCGGCGGCCAGATCATCCAACCAGTATCGACCTTCTCGCCATCAACGGTGCCCTTCTCCTGCGCCTCTTTCATATAGGCGTCAGGGTCATCCCAGCAGGCCTCGTTGCCGCCCGTGACAATCAGGCATTGCACCTCGGGCTCGCGGTAAACGGCCTCGGTGCGGAAATCGCCGCCAAAGGCCGTCTCGGGATAGAACTTATAGGCGGGGAAATAGTAATGCCCCTGATAGTTCACCACGATCGGTTTGTCATTGGCCAGCACCTCGGCAAAGAGCGAGGCGATAAAGAGCACCGTGAAGATGATCAGCGACCAGAGCGCCCGACGGTTGGCCTTGAAATTGGCCCAGCGGCGCTGGTTCAGCGGAGAGAGAGCCATCTCAGCCACCCCTCTTCTCGAAATCGATCCGTGGATCGACAAAGACATACATCAGGTCCGACAGGATCCCCACGACCAGCGAGATCAGCCCGAAGACATAGAGCGTGCCGAAGATCACCGGATAATTGCGCTCGACCGCCGCCTGAAAGCCCAGAAGCCCCAAGCCATCAAGCGAGAAGATCGTCTCCACGATGATCGAGGAGCCGAAGAACACGCCAAGGAAGGTCGCCGGAAAGCCCGCGATCACGATCAGCATCGCATTGCGGAACACATGGCCGTAAAGCACGCGATGTTCGGTCAGGCCCTTGGCGCGGGCGGTAACGACATATTGCTTGTTGATCTCGTCGAGGAAGGAGTTCTTGGTCAGAAGCGTCAGCGTGGCGAAGCTGGAGATCGTGATTGCCGTAATCGGCAGCACGATATGCCAGAGGTAATCCTTGGCCTTGCCCAAGGTGCTCAGCGCATCGAAATTATCCGAGGTCAGGCCGCGCAACGGGAACAGCCTGTAACAGGTCGGGTTCCAGCTTTCGGGGACAAACGGGATATGGAAGCAGTTGCCCGAGACGAATAGCACCAGCAGAAGCACCGCAAACAGGAACCCCGGAATGGCATAGGCCACCACGATCACCGCCGAGGTCCATGTGTCGAAGGACGTGCCATCGCGCACCGCCTTGCGGATGCCCAGCGGGATCGAGATCAGATAGGCCAGAAGCGTCGACCAGAGCCCCAGCGTGATCGAGACCGGCATCTTCTCCATGATCAGCTGCATCACGGTCTCGTTGTGGAAATAGCTCTTGCCGAAATCGAAGGTCAGGTAATGGCCCATCATGATGAAGAACCGCTCGACCGCGCCGATTTTCTCGGTGGTGCAGCCGGGGGCGCCGATGGTAGGCTCGCCCTGATGGCTCGCATCACAGACGATGCGCGAGAAGCCCATCTGCACCTCGAGCTGGGCAAGCTGCTGTGGCGAGATGCCCCGCGCACCCTGATAGCCGCCCTCTTCTACGCCCCCCTGACCGGCACCGGCATCGCCGCCGCCCGTGAGGTTGCGCATGCTATCGCCCGATCCCTCGACCCGCGCGAGGATCTGCTCGATCGGGCCACCGGGCACAAATTGCGTCAGGGTGAAGTTCACGATCATGATCCCGAGAAGTGTCGGTATCACGAGAAGCAACCGCTTCAGGATATAGGCGCCCATAAGTGGCCTCGCCCCTTTCTGCCCGTGCCCCGACCCGCGTTACAGCGCGCCGGAGGCCTTCAGTTTTTCTGCTTTTGCGGCGTCATACCACCAGAAATCCATCTCGCCCAGCGAATAGGGCGGCAGGGTCTCGGGGTGGTCATACATATCATAATAAGCGACCGTATAAGTGTTCTTGTACCATTGAGGCACCCAGAAGCGGATCGCCCGCAGCACGCGGTCCAGCGCATGGACGCGGGTGGTCAGCTCGTCCTCGGTCTGCGCCTGCTCGACCAGCGTGATCAGCTTGTCAACCGCCGGATTAGCAAGGCCCATCCCGTTGAACACATCGCCTGTGGATTTAGAGCCGAAATACTGCTGTAGCCCCGAGCCCGGCAGCAGGTCCTGCCCGATCTGGCTGGTGATCATGTCATAGTCGTGGCTTCTTTGGCGGTTTTGATATTGCGCGTCATCGACCCGCTCGTTAACCGCCTCGATTCCCAGCTGTTTGAGATTCTCGATATAGGGGTTGATGATCCGGTCGAAGCTCTGGCTGTCATTGAGAATATCAATATGCAGCACCTTGCCATCCTTGCGGCGCAGCCCGTCATCGCCCACGATCCAGCCCGCTTCCTCAAGGAGCTTGGCGGCCTTGCGCAGGTTCTTACGGTCGAGCGGGCGATCCCCCGAGACCGGCGCCATCACCGCATCATCGGTCAGCACGCCTTCGGGCAGATCGGCCTTCAACGGCTCGAGGATCTTCAGCTCTTCGGGTGAGGGTTTGCCGGTCGCCTCCAGAGACGAGTTCTCCCAGATCGAATTCACCCGTTCGTAGAGCCCGTAGAACAGCGTTTTGTTCGACCATTCGAAATTGAAGGCAAGCCCGACGGCCTCGCGCACTTTCGGGTCTTCAAAGACCGGATGGCGCATGTTCAGCAGGAACGCCTGACCCGAGGCCACATTGCCATTGGGTAGCTCGGTCTTGATCACCTGCCCGTTCTCGACGGCAGGGAAGGTATAGCCCGTGGCCCATGTATTGGACGACGCCTCGTTGCGGAAGGTATAGATCCCCGCCTTGAACGCCTCGAATGCCGCGTTGTAATCGCCGAAATACTCGATGCGCAGCTTGTCGAAATTGTTGCGCCCCACATTGATCGGCAGATCCTCGCCCCAATAGTCGGGATTGCGCTTCCATGTGATCGTGCGGTTGTTCTTGTCGCTGTCATACATATAGGGGCCGGTGCCCACCAGCGCCTCTGGGAAGGTCTTGTCGAGCGTCAGACCCAGCCGTTCGAACTGCTTTTGTTCAAACACCGGCAGCCCGCCCACCAGCTGGATGATGTCACGGCGCGGCGCATCGGGGGTGAAGGTAAATTTGATCGTCCTGTCGTCGATCACCTCGGCCTTCGCCACCTGTTGCTCCAGCACCTGACGGAAGCTCGACAGCCCGTAATCACGCAGCTGCTCGTAGGAGAAGAGGATATCTCGAGCGCTCATCGGCGTGCCATCCGAGAAGGTGATGCCCTCACGCAGATGGAAGGTCACCCAGTCCTTGCTCTCGGGATAGTCCATCGTGGTGCACATCAGGCAATAGGCCTGCCCCACGGTATCGGCAGTCGTCGCAAGGATGCTTTCCTGCGGCGCCGAAGACAACGCTGCCGCACGGCCCTGAATGGAATAGGGATTGTAATTATCGAACGATCCCGTGGTCCATTCCGAGATCTCGCCGCCCTTGGGTGCACCGGGGTTCACATAGTCCAGATGTTTGAAATCCGCCGGATATTTCAGGTCGTTCAGGGTCGAGATGCCATAGGCCGAGATCACTGTCTGGCCGCCCTCCTGCGCCTCGCTCACCTCACCTGCCACATCTTGTGCGACTGCGGGTGTCCCCAAGGCCGCCATCATGGCGAAAGGCATCAGATACCGCCGCATTCCCTTCGGCTGCGCATAGGCCCTCGTCCGTTCCGGCATTCCTATCCCCTTTGCGTGATTTCCCTTGAATATAGGTAAAGGGCGGAACGGGCTGCTATCAAGTTGCTTCTCTGTGAAAGGCCTGTGAAATCATGATTTTCCCTGTCAAACAGCAAAATTGTGAAGCAGGGGCATGAAAAAAGGGCCGCGTGGGATGCGGCCCTTCGGAACTATGGTGCGTCGGCTTATTGAAGACTTTCGAGATAGGCGACCACATTGGCGCGGTCTTCCGCTTTTTTCAGCCCCGCGAAGGTCATCTTGTTGCCCGGCGCATAGGCTTTGGGGTCGCTCAGCCACGCATCAAGTGCCGCGTAATCCCAGCTCCCCCCGTGGTTTTGCAGAGCCGCCGAGTAGTTGAAGCCCTCCGCCGAGCCCACGGGGCGGTTCACCACACCATCCAGATGCGGACCAACGCCATTGGTGCCATTCACCTTGTGGCAGGCCTTGCATTTGTTGAACACCTTGGCCCCTGCGGCAGGATCCCCCTCGCCCATCGCGATCACCTCTACAGGCGCTGCAGGGGCGGCCGCCTCGCCGCCGATCAACCCGCCAGGTGCATCCGACATGCCCGCCGTCTCCACATCGCCGCCCACGGTGTAAAGCGCCTGCGCCGCCCAGCTTCCGATCAGGAAAAACACCAGCGCGCCCGCCAGACCGAGCACCGTTTTGATAAGGTTAGTAAGTGTGAACATCGCTCGTCCCGGGATGGATCATCATCATAATATAACGATCATCTACCCTCACCGGAAGGTGAGCACTTTGACCGAGATCATGTTTGTCCCGAAATCCGCTCAGGTCCTGCGCCGCCTGCCTCGCCCTTCCCAGAGCCATGCCCCGATGCTCAGCAGCGCCGCCAGCACCAGCCATGCCCAAGGCGGCAGCACCGGCATCACGCGGATATCGGCCACTTCCGAGGCTCCACGCGGCGTGATCCCGATCCAGCCGGTGCCTGCCGAGGGCCGCCCCTCGCGCACGGTGCGGATCTGCGGGATGCCATCCTCGAGCCGCGTCACGCCGCCGTTCGAGCCCGCCACCGCCTGCGCCAGCACATCGCCCGAGGCGATCGTATGCTCGTATTCACGCGGGCTGGCCGGACCCAGCGCCACAACCCGCTCCAGATCGCCCTGTTTCAGCCGGTAGAGCCCTGCCTCGGGCGCGGTCCATTGCGCTGTAAAGCGCCCCGGTGCGGTCTCCTGCAGCGCAACCGTCGTGCTGGTGCCATCGGGGCCGGTGATGGTCACAGGCCCCGCCTCTTTGGCCATGCTCCGGCGCACGATGGTAAAGCCCAGTGATCCGGGCTGGACCTCGGCAAAGAGCGCCTCTTCCTCCAGCTCGGGCTCCTTCATTTCCCAATGCGCGATCCGGCGCAGCAGCTCCAGCTGCGGCCCGCCGCCATCATAGCCGCGATCCCACAGCCATGCCTGATCGGAAGCCAGAAGCGCCACGCGCCCCTTGCCCTCGCGGCTCATCACCAGCAAGGGCGAGCCCTCGGCACCGGTCATCACCGTCTCGCCGGTCACATCACCCAGCTCGATCTGGCGCAGCCAATGGCCCCAATGCGGCGCCTCGCCATCCTTGGACGGATCCACTGGCGGTGCCCCCGTCAGCCCTGCCGTCACCGGATGGCGCAGCCCCAGCTCGGTCGGGCGCGGCAGGTAGCTTTCCGAGAAGACCCGCCCCGTGGGACGTGCCGGAAGGATATCTTTCAACGGCGTCTGCCAGAGGCTCTCGACGGTGGCGAATTCCGGCCCCGCCGAAACCAGCACCGCGCCCCCATCACGCACATATTGCGCGATATTAGCAAAATAGCCCTGCGGCAGGATCCCTCGCGCCGCATAACGGTCGAAGATGATCAGATCGAACTCATGGATCTTCTCGACAAACAGCTCCCGCGTCGGGAAAGCGATCAGCGACAGTTCCGATACCGGCACCCCGTCCTGCTTTTCGGGCGGACGCAGGATAGTGAAATGCACCAGATCGACCGCCGCATCCGATTTCAGCAGGTTGCGCCATGTGCGCTCGCCCGCATGCGGCTCGCCCGAGACCAGAAGCACGCGCAGCCTGTCACGCACCCCGTTCATCTGCACCACGGCCTCGTTATTGCGGTCGGTCAGCTCGCCCGCCACCGGCGTCAGCGAGAACTGCACCACATTCTGCCCGCCATGATCGAGCGTCAGCGGCAGTTCCAGATCCTCGCCCACATTGACCTGATAGCTCTGCGGCGAAGCGCCATCGATGGCGATCTTCAGCTCGGCAGTCTTGGGCGCATCCGTGGGCACCTGCCCCATATCCTCGACCTTCAGCCGGATCGAGACCGGCTCGCCGATGATCCCGAAACTCGGCGCGGACTGGATCACCAGACGGCGGTCCCAATCGGTTTTATGGCCCGTCAGCAGCACCTGAAGGGGCGCGGGCAGATCTGGCATCAGGGCCGCGTCATGCGCCTGCCCGTCGGTGACCATCAGCGCCCCCGCCACCCGCGCACGCGGCTCGGCAGCCAACGCCTCGGCCATGGCCGAGCCCAGAAGCGATCCGGCATTATCGGGCGCATCGCCCACCGTGATCCGGCGCAACTCGGTATTGGGCCGCGCCTCGATCTGGCGGGTGAGGTTCGCCACGGCCTCATCGGTCTGCTCGGCCCGATCCGAGAGTTTCTGGCTCGACGAGCGGTCATCGAGCAGGAAGACGATATCCGAGAGGCTCTTGCCCTCCTCCGTCTGGATCGAGGGCTGGGCAATGGCCAACAGGATCACGCCGAGCGCCAGACCGCGCAGGATCCATCCGCGCAGGCCCCGCCAGACCGCAAAGCCCAGCAGCACTACGCAGATCGCGCCCGCAATGGCCAGAATTTCCCATGGCACCAGAGGCGCCCAGATCACCGAGAGGGTGTTCATTACTGACCGAGCCTTTCCAGAAGTGCGGGCACATGCACCTGATCGGATTTATAATTGCCGGTGAGCACATGCATGATGAGGTTCACCCCGAACCGCAACGCCATCTCGCGCTGGCGCTCTCCGCCCATCCCGCGTCCCACCGGCAGCATCGGCGCGCCGCGTGCATCCACCGCCCAGGCACCTGCCCAATCGTTGCCGCCGATGACCACCGGCGTCACGCCGTCATTGAGGTCGCGGAACGGCATTCCCTCGGCCTGCGCCGCCTGCGGATTGGCCGCCTCGACCCAGATCGGCCCGTCATATCGGCCGGGGAAACTATTCAGGAGATAGAAGGTCCGCGTCAGCACATGATCGGGCGGGATCTGCGTGAGCGGCGGAATATCGAGCGGCGCGGCCAGCGCCTTCAGCCGCTGCCCCTCGGGCGAGTTGCCCATCCCCGCCATATTTGCATCGCGCGTATCGAACAGGATCATGCCGCCGCCGCGCAGAAACCGGTTGAGTTTCGCATAGGCTTGGGGGCTGGGTGCGGGCTCGTCAGCCGTCACGGGCCAGTAGATGAAGGTAAACAGCGCCAGATCATCGGTTTCGAGGTTCAGCGCCATCGGCGTCGAGGGCTCGACCGTGGTGCGCGCAAAAAGCGTATCCGACAGCCCCTGAAGCCCCGCCTGCGCGATCCGGTCGACCTCGGCATCGCCCGTCACCACATGGGCCAGCACCACATTGGACGCGGCCTCGATGGCACGGTCCACCGGCATCTTTTCCTCCTGTGCCCGCGCATCGGGCGCCATCAGCCCCACCGCCAGCGCCACGATCGCAATGCCCGCCAGACGCTGCGCCCGCGGCCCTGAAAGCCTGCCAGACACGAAAAGCGAGGCCAGAATATCCACGAGAAGCGCCAGCAGGGCCAGCCCCAGTATCACACCTTTCAACGGCCGTGCCTCCTGTGTCTGCGCTCCCTCCACGGGAATGTCAGCGGCCCATAGCGCGGGCTTGAGCACCCTGTCGGGCGCCACCGCATTGAGCGCAATCGCACGGTCATCGGCGGTATAGAGGCCCGGCTTCAGATCCGGTCCGGCAGGTCCTTCGGCCAGTTTCTCGCCCGCCACACCGCCGGCATTCTCTGCGGTCGACAACCGCCCGAACCCGTCGATCAGCTTTTGCGGCACCCATGTGGTGCCCGCCAGCTCCCCCGGATCGGGCTGCGTGGGGCGGCTGGAAATCGCAAGCCGTTCAAGCATTTGCGGGAACAGCCCCGAAAGCGGCAGCGTCGACCATTCGGCATCGGCCGCCACATGGAAGAGCACGATCTGCCCGTCACCCAGCTCAGAGCGCGTCACCAGAGGCGTGCCATCGGCCAGCCCCGCAATCGTGCGATCGGCCAGATCGGGAGAGGGGTCGGCCATCACCTGTGCCTTCACGGTGACATCGGGCGGCACGGTCAGCCCCTCGAAGGGCGAGCCCGCCGGAAATGGCGCAAGCGCGCGCGGCTGGCCCCAACTCATGGTGCCCCCGATCGAGCGCCCGCCCGCCCGCAGATGCACCGGCAGCAGGGGATCGTTGCTCAGATCGGCCGCAGCCATATGCGGACCGGCAAAGCGCACCAGAAGGCCCCCTTCCTCCACCCATTCCGCCAGACGGTCGGGCGCGGAGATCTCGGCCACATCGGCCAGAATGATCACATCGGGATTTGCCACCAGCACGTCATCGAGCGTCCCCTCGATCAGATCTGCGGTGGGTTTCAGGGCCTCGCGCAGATAATGCGCAGGGTCCAGAAGCTCCAGCCCCTCCTGCGAATTGGTCCCCGAGACCAGCGCCACCTTGCGCCGCTTGACCGCATCATCGGTCAGGCTCACAGCCCCCGCCGAGCGGATGCCCGCCACGGCAAAACGGCTCACGCGGTTGCGCAGCTCGGGCGGCAGATCGAACCGCGCCATGCCCGCAACGCCCGCCATCCCGACCGGCACACGGGCCAGTTCCCGCTCGATCCCGTTAGGGTCGAGCCCGATGGCCGTGACCTCGATGGTCGCGGTCAGCGGGGCCTGGGTGTTCACCGGAACCTCGACCTGACCATCGGTGATCTTGGCATGCCCCAGCGCGATCACCGGCGCGCCCGATTGCCAGACGGTCAGTGGCCCCCGCGCCTGCAGCGCCTGCGTCAGGCGTGCCCGGCCCGGGCGGTCGAGCCCGTCCGAAATCCACAGCGTCTCGAAATTCCCCTGCGGCAGAATCTTTGCCGGATCAGTATCCTGCGGCTCCCATGCCACAGGCTTCACCCCCGCGAGCCCCCGCGCCACCGTATCGGCATTCACAAAAGGCGGCGGCTCGGGCGGGGGATCGCTCAGCGAGATCAGCGCCACGGGCCGACCGTCGGCCTGCGCCTGCGTCAATGCCTGCGAGATCCGCTCCTGACGACGCGCCCAGTCCCGCGCCGAGGCCCAGCTGCCATCGGTCAGGATGACCAGCGGCCCCGAAGTGCCATGCGCGGACATCACGGGGTTCAGCACCGGTCCCGCAAAACCGATGATCGCGGCGGCCACGGCCAGCATCCTGAGCGCCATCAGCCACCATGGCGTGCGCGCGGCCTGCACCTCCTCATCCGAAAGGCCCAGCAGAAGCGCCACCCCCGGAAAGCGGCGGCGCACCGGCGCGGGCGG
Protein-coding regions in this window:
- a CDS encoding cytochrome c family protein, with protein sequence MFTLTNLIKTVLGLAGALVFFLIGSWAAQALYTVGGDVETAGMSDAPGGLIGGEAAAPAAPVEVIAMGEGDPAAGAKVFNKCKACHKVNGTNGVGPHLDGVVNRPVGSAEGFNYSAALQNHGGSWDYAALDAWLSDPKAYAPGNKMTFAGLKKAEDRANVVAYLESLQ
- a CDS encoding DUF4159 domain-containing protein — translated: MWGLGPVGFTAPWLLLGLIALPVLYLLLRATPPAPVRRRFPGVALLLGLSDEEVQAARTPWWLMALRMLAVAAAIIGFAGPVLNPVMSAHGTSGPLVILTDGSWASARDWARRQERISQALTQAQADGRPVALISLSDPPPEPPPFVNADTVARGLAGVKPVAWEPQDTDPAKILPQGNFETLWISDGLDRPGRARLTQALQARGPLTVWQSGAPVIALGHAKITDGQVEVPVNTQAPLTATIEVTAIGLDPNGIERELARVPVGMAGVAGMARFDLPPELRNRVSRFAVAGIRSAGAVSLTDDAVKRRKVALVSGTNSQEGLELLDPAHYLREALKPTADLIEGTLDDVLVANPDVIILADVAEISAPDRLAEWVEEGGLLVRFAGPHMAAADLSNDPLLPVHLRAGGRSIGGTMSWGQPRALAPFPAGSPFEGLTVPPDVTVKAQVMADPSPDLADRTIAGLADGTPLVTRSELGDGQIVLFHVAADAEWSTLPLSGLFPQMLERLAISSRPTQPDPGELAGTTWVPQKLIDGFGRLSTAENAGGVAGEKLAEGPAGPDLKPGLYTADDRAIALNAVAPDRVLKPALWAADIPVEGAQTQEARPLKGVILGLALLALLVDILASLFVSGRLSGPRAQRLAGIAIVALAVGLMAPDARAQEEKMPVDRAIEAASNVVLAHVVTGDAEVDRIAQAGLQGLSDTLFARTTVEPSTPMALNLETDDLALFTFIYWPVTADEPAPSPQAYAKLNRFLRGGGMILFDTRDANMAGMGNSPEGQRLKALAAPLDIPPLTQIPPDHVLTRTFYLLNSFPGRYDGPIWVEAANPQAAQAEGMPFRDLNDGVTPVVIGGNDWAGAWAVDARGAPMLPVGRGMGGERQREMALRFGVNLIMHVLTGNYKSDQVHVPALLERLGQ